The genomic segment TCGAGGGCAACTTCCGTGCCGGCGACCGCGTGGCCCTGTTCGACGACGTCATCACCTCGGGCGGCTCGATCATCAAGGGGGCCGGGCAGGTCGAAGCCCAGGGCGGCAAGGTCGAGGTGGTCATGGCCGTGCTCGACCGCCCGGAGGGCGGCCGCGAAGCCATCGAGGCCCGCGGTTACCGTTTTCTTTCGATTTTTACCAAGCAGGATCTATCGTAACGACGGCGCGCCTTGTCCCGGCAAAAAGCTTGACTTGCCGGCCGACTGGCGCTACACTTTCGCTTTGTCACTCGACAGGAGAAACCAGCCATGATCGTCGTGGAAAATTTGACCAAAACGTTCCGCTTGAGCAAGGAACAGAAAAAGGAGAAAGTCGCACACGCCCGGGGCAATACGGTGGATGCCGTGGCCGACGTCAGCTTCAGCTGCAAG from the Candidatus Aminicenantes bacterium genome contains:
- a CDS encoding orotate phosphoribosyltransferase, producing EGNFRAGDRVALFDDVITSGGSIIKGAGQVEAQGGKVEVVMAVLDRPEGGREAIEARGYRFLSIFTKQDLS